Proteins encoded in a region of the Polynucleobacter antarcticus genome:
- a CDS encoding dihydroneopterin aldolase, translating into MQATLSHPALMECRRLFLRDYEVNINIGVHDFEKQGEQRVILNVDLYVPLNVNTPSNDQLDEVVDYDFMRETIKRLSSRGHIHLQETFCDDIVAAMLQHPKVIAACVSTAKPDVYPDCHSVGVEVFRMKSS; encoded by the coding sequence ATGCAAGCTACTCTTTCTCATCCAGCGCTTATGGAATGCCGCCGTTTATTTTTGCGCGACTATGAAGTCAACATTAATATTGGGGTTCACGATTTTGAGAAGCAGGGTGAGCAACGTGTCATTCTGAATGTTGATTTATATGTACCCCTCAATGTCAATACGCCGTCCAATGACCAATTAGATGAAGTAGTAGATTATGACTTTATGCGTGAAACCATTAAGAGATTGTCTTCTAGGGGGCATATTCATTTGCAGGAAACTTTTTGCGATGATATTGTGGCTGCGATGCTGCAGCACCCTAAGGTGATTGCTGCCTGTGTCAGTACCGCCAAGCCGGATGTGTATCCAGATTGCCATTCAGTCGGTGTCGAAGTCTTTCGGATGAAGTCAAGCTAA
- the ttcA gene encoding tRNA 2-thiocytidine(32) synthetase TtcA yields MQAEKHSVMTGDTRKAVLEENKLEKKLCRLVGQAIGDFGMIEDGDKVMVCVSGGKDSYAMLDILLKLRERAPIHFEIVAVNLDQKQPGFSEEILPNYLTALGVPFHIENQDTYSIVKRVITEGKTTCGLCSRLRRGILYRVADELGATKIALGHHRDDILETLMLNMFFAGKLKGMPPKLRSDDGKHIVIRPLAYVPEKLLERYAVDMDFPIIPCNLCGSQPNLQRGAMKEMLRDWEKKYPGRVENLFRSMHHIVPSHLMDSEAFDFQNLEISTELSGIAARSAGDKAIDEAEIDELACGTVIQGSYNPSL; encoded by the coding sequence ATGCAAGCTGAAAAGCATTCAGTTATGACGGGCGATACTCGTAAAGCGGTGCTTGAAGAGAATAAGCTTGAGAAAAAATTATGTCGTCTAGTTGGGCAAGCTATTGGTGACTTCGGCATGATTGAAGATGGCGATAAAGTCATGGTGTGTGTTTCAGGCGGTAAAGATAGCTATGCCATGCTCGACATTCTCTTAAAGTTACGCGAGCGTGCCCCCATTCATTTTGAGATTGTTGCTGTCAATTTAGATCAAAAACAACCTGGGTTTTCAGAAGAAATTTTGCCGAACTACCTAACTGCTTTGGGCGTACCGTTTCATATTGAGAATCAGGACACCTATAGCATTGTTAAGCGCGTCATTACTGAGGGGAAGACAACCTGTGGTTTATGTTCACGCTTACGGCGAGGCATTTTGTATCGTGTAGCAGATGAGTTGGGTGCGACCAAAATTGCGCTGGGTCATCATCGAGACGACATCTTGGAAACCTTAATGTTGAATATGTTTTTTGCTGGCAAGCTTAAGGGCATGCCACCGAAATTGCGCTCTGATGACGGTAAACACATTGTGATTCGCCCCTTAGCTTATGTTCCTGAAAAGTTGCTTGAGCGTTATGCAGTCGATATGGACTTCCCTATTATTCCTTGCAATTTGTGTGGCAGTCAGCCGAATTTGCAACGGGGTGCGATGAAAGAGATGCTGCGGGATTGGGAAAAGAAATACCCAGGCCGGGTGGAGAATTTATTTCGTTCTATGCACCATATCGTCCCTTCTCATTTGATGGATAGTGAGGCATTTGATTTTCAGAATTTAGAGATTTCTACGGAGCTTTCAGGCATTGCCGCAAGGTCGGCGGGCGATAAGGCGATTGACGAGGCAGAAATCGATGAATTAGCTTGCGGTACGGTGATTCAGGGGTCTTATAATCCCTCTCTATGA
- a CDS encoding lytic transglycosylase domain-containing protein has protein sequence MEKKFNDLSILHKTLGLLLSLTLLVCTPVLAAEKAKKAIQPKESKASTFEMTDADRTFIELRDAARKNDVARTQTLAASLANYPYEDYVAYFRIKPQLFDNAGVARADTNADAQVLAFLNQYQGTALADRMRNDWLLVLGKRKDWSRFDMEYPKFALDDDTQLKCYALQSKLIQGENPMKLAMDARAVLLDPRFFGLACQELVPALVGAGGMTPSEAKALGRAAGELGFETMSRRLGGEDPIAEIVKAARADPAKAFKDFSQNAPRYSKENQAVAWGVIGQFLAKKLDPRADDAYRLQQDLGFNELLSTEGQEWKVRAGLRAKDWLLVKNAIEGMNPAVRSKDPAWTYWYARALKAEGQHEKARENLELVSEQFNFYGQLAREDLGKSNHPPARTKVNDADIETMASRKGFLRGERFYAMNLRFEGNREWNWELRNMSDKQLLAAAEYAKRIALYDRVVNTADRTKQEHDFSLRYPTPFREELTPIAKQIDLNLAWAYGLIRQESRFIMNASSSVGASGLMQVMPNTGKYVAKKIGMTNYTNDKLSDTNINLTLGSNYLNMVLVDLDGSWVLASAAYNAGPSRSKAWREKLTSPTEGAIFAETIPFLETRTYVKNVLANSIYYSSVMNGQTTSLKQRLGVITPKVALASELP, from the coding sequence TATTGAGTTACGTGATGCCGCTAGAAAAAATGATGTTGCTCGCACACAAACACTTGCTGCAAGTCTGGCCAATTACCCCTATGAAGACTACGTAGCCTATTTCCGTATCAAGCCGCAGTTATTTGATAATGCTGGTGTAGCTCGTGCAGATACGAATGCAGATGCGCAGGTACTGGCTTTCTTAAACCAATATCAGGGTACCGCTCTAGCAGATCGGATGCGTAATGATTGGTTGCTGGTCTTGGGTAAGCGCAAAGATTGGTCACGCTTTGATATGGAATATCCCAAGTTTGCTTTGGATGACGATACGCAGTTGAAATGCTATGCGCTGCAATCTAAGTTGATACAAGGTGAGAACCCTATGAAGTTAGCGATGGATGCACGTGCCGTGTTGCTTGATCCTCGCTTTTTTGGCTTAGCTTGCCAAGAGCTCGTCCCTGCTTTAGTGGGGGCTGGTGGAATGACGCCGAGTGAGGCAAAGGCCTTGGGTCGGGCTGCTGGTGAGCTTGGTTTTGAGACAATGTCTCGCCGTCTTGGCGGTGAAGATCCCATCGCTGAAATTGTGAAGGCCGCCAGAGCAGATCCTGCAAAAGCATTTAAGGATTTCTCACAAAATGCTCCTCGCTATAGTAAAGAAAATCAAGCGGTAGCCTGGGGAGTCATTGGGCAGTTTCTGGCTAAAAAATTAGACCCTAGGGCAGATGATGCTTATCGCTTGCAACAGGATCTGGGTTTTAATGAACTCTTATCCACTGAAGGACAGGAGTGGAAAGTACGTGCAGGCTTGCGTGCGAAAGACTGGCTGCTAGTCAAGAATGCGATCGAGGGTATGAATCCTGCAGTACGCAGTAAAGATCCCGCATGGACCTACTGGTATGCACGTGCACTGAAGGCCGAAGGCCAGCATGAAAAAGCCCGTGAGAATTTAGAGTTAGTCAGTGAGCAATTTAATTTTTATGGGCAGTTGGCACGTGAAGATTTAGGTAAATCAAATCATCCACCAGCCCGTACGAAAGTAAATGATGCAGATATAGAAACCATGGCGAGTCGTAAAGGATTTCTTAGGGGCGAACGGTTTTATGCCATGAATTTACGTTTCGAAGGAAATCGTGAATGGAACTGGGAGTTGCGCAATATGAGCGACAAACAGCTATTGGCTGCTGCTGAGTATGCAAAACGCATCGCCCTCTATGACCGCGTAGTCAATACGGCTGACCGTACAAAACAAGAGCATGACTTTAGTCTTCGTTATCCAACGCCATTTCGTGAGGAGTTGACGCCGATTGCCAAGCAAATTGATTTGAACTTAGCTTGGGCATATGGGCTGATTCGTCAAGAATCTCGTTTTATCATGAATGCCTCTTCATCAGTAGGCGCCTCTGGCCTGATGCAAGTCATGCCCAATACTGGAAAGTATGTCGCTAAGAAAATTGGTATGACGAACTATACCAATGACAAACTGAGCGATACCAATATTAATTTAACTTTGGGCAGTAATTATTTAAATATGGTCTTAGTCGATTTGGATGGATCCTGGGTACTTGCATCTGCAGCGTATAACGCAGGCCCCTCACGCTCTAAAGCGTGGCGTGAAAAACTCACAAGTCCAACTGAGGGCGCCATTTTTGCGGAAACGATTCCGTTCTTAGAGACACGGACTTACGTCAAGAATGTGCTTGCCAATTCGATTTACTATTCCTCAGTTATGAATGGTCAGACGACTTCTTTGAAGCAACGCCTAGGTGTAATTACACCTAAGGTAGCCCTCGCATCTGAATTACCTTAA
- a CDS encoding complex I NDUFA9 subunit family protein yields MKYDILLIGGNGFVGRVLAAQLQAEGYSVLLPTRHLAAASELRMLPKVHIEDADVHEFDTLQNLCSRIQANGAVINLVGVLHDKPALPYGAVFKAAHVDLPKNIITAMQLNGLKRYLHMSALGADSKGPSMYQRSKGDGEAAVKASSLDWTIFRPSVIFGAQDQFINLFAKLTKIFPAMPLANSTAKFQPVSVDDVAGAFTKSLKMPATIGQTYDLVGTTVYTMREIVELAARKVDTRCAVIPVPDFVGYLQALAFEYLPVSTLMSRDNIASMQVPNILPIGGLDALTQVFGMSRRTLEGMK; encoded by the coding sequence ATGAAATATGACATTTTGCTGATTGGTGGTAATGGCTTTGTAGGCAGGGTCTTAGCGGCGCAATTGCAAGCTGAGGGATATTCCGTGTTACTGCCTACGCGGCACTTAGCAGCAGCTAGTGAATTACGCATGCTACCTAAGGTTCACATAGAAGATGCTGATGTTCACGAGTTTGATACCTTGCAAAATCTGTGCTCACGCATCCAAGCTAACGGTGCTGTGATTAATTTAGTAGGCGTCTTACATGACAAGCCAGCATTACCTTATGGTGCAGTGTTTAAAGCAGCCCATGTGGATCTACCAAAAAATATTATTACTGCTATGCAACTCAACGGCCTGAAGCGTTATTTACATATGAGTGCTTTAGGAGCTGACTCAAAGGGTCCTTCTATGTATCAGCGCAGTAAAGGTGATGGCGAAGCAGCTGTAAAAGCCAGTAGTCTAGATTGGACTATTTTTAGACCTTCTGTGATTTTTGGCGCCCAAGATCAATTCATTAATTTATTTGCAAAATTAACCAAGATTTTTCCAGCGATGCCTTTGGCTAATTCCACTGCCAAGTTTCAGCCTGTCAGCGTGGATGATGTAGCTGGGGCCTTTACTAAGTCTCTAAAGATGCCGGCTACTATTGGCCAGACATATGACCTTGTTGGAACAACGGTTTACACCATGCGAGAGATTGTCGAACTGGCAGCACGCAAAGTAGACACTCGATGTGCCGTTATTCCTGTTCCAGACTTTGTGGGGTATTTGCAAGCACTGGCTTTTGAGTACCTACCTGTTTCAACTTTGATGTCACGAGACAATATTGCTTCTATGCAGGTGCCAAATATTTTGCCGATTGGCGGTCTAGATGCACTGACTCAAGTATTTGGAATGAGTCGGCGTACGCTTGAAGGTATGAAATAA
- the glmU gene encoding bifunctional UDP-N-acetylglucosamine diphosphorylase/glucosamine-1-phosphate N-acetyltransferase GlmU: protein MNIVILAAGQGKRMKSALPKVLQTLAGKPLLQYVLNTALELQTKNTKNGPIVVIGHGAADVKAFLLNAVKQDPRYGKVSTAIQAEQKGTGHAVLQALPKLDLNEPTLVLYGDVPLTSKKTLAKLVTLADGVRRQDCALALLTQSLSNPSGYGRIVRDIDGSVQEIVEEKDATSTQKKIQEINTGIMVLPSNSLKKWLKALRASNAQGEYYLTDVIAMAVKDGVPIRTTQADAEYETVGVNSRDQLAALERVHQQHIATQLMDAGVSLADPARIDVRGTLECGTDVFIDVGCVFEGDVTLGSGTRIGPYSIIRNSTIGKQVAIHAFSHLDGAKVGAASVIGPYARLRPGADLANDVHIGNFVEVKNSRIAANSKANHLAYVGDSIVGARVNIGAGTITCNYDGVNKHQTIIEDDVFIGSDTQLVAPVRVGRGATLGAGTTLTKDAPPNQLTVSRAKQISLPWERPIKQEKKVAASKVSAKKKVAKKVVAKGKK, encoded by the coding sequence ATGAACATCGTTATTTTGGCTGCTGGGCAGGGAAAGCGGATGAAATCTGCCTTACCCAAGGTTCTTCAAACCTTGGCTGGCAAACCATTACTGCAATATGTTCTTAACACAGCCCTGGAATTACAAACTAAGAATACAAAAAATGGCCCGATCGTAGTGATTGGTCATGGTGCTGCCGATGTCAAAGCATTTCTTCTTAATGCCGTTAAGCAAGATCCTCGCTATGGCAAAGTGAGCACTGCTATTCAGGCGGAGCAAAAAGGCACAGGCCACGCTGTCTTACAAGCATTACCTAAGCTAGATCTCAACGAGCCTACTTTGGTTCTATATGGCGACGTACCACTGACTAGCAAGAAGACACTGGCTAAATTAGTGACCTTGGCTGATGGTGTGCGTAGACAGGATTGTGCTTTGGCGCTCCTGACGCAAAGCCTAAGCAATCCTAGTGGCTATGGTCGGATTGTGCGTGATATCGATGGCTCAGTGCAAGAGATCGTAGAAGAAAAAGATGCCACCTCTACTCAGAAGAAAATTCAAGAAATTAATACCGGCATTATGGTGCTGCCAAGCAATTCCTTAAAGAAATGGTTAAAGGCCTTGCGTGCCAGCAATGCTCAGGGCGAATATTATTTAACTGATGTGATTGCGATGGCGGTTAAGGATGGCGTACCTATTCGCACTACACAAGCCGATGCTGAATATGAAACGGTAGGCGTCAATAGTCGTGATCAGTTGGCTGCTCTTGAGCGTGTGCATCAACAGCATATTGCTACGCAATTAATGGATGCCGGTGTATCGCTTGCAGATCCTGCGCGTATTGATGTCCGCGGTACTCTTGAGTGCGGGACAGATGTCTTCATTGACGTAGGCTGTGTATTTGAAGGCGATGTCACATTAGGCTCTGGAACACGGATTGGCCCTTACAGCATTATTCGCAATAGTACGATTGGTAAACAGGTTGCCATTCATGCTTTTAGTCATCTTGATGGCGCAAAGGTGGGTGCTGCTTCTGTCATTGGCCCATATGCACGCTTACGTCCTGGTGCTGACTTAGCTAATGATGTTCATATCGGTAACTTTGTCGAAGTAAAAAATAGTCGGATTGCTGCAAATAGTAAGGCGAATCATTTAGCTTATGTAGGTGATTCAATTGTGGGTGCACGCGTCAATATTGGTGCAGGTACGATCACTTGTAATTACGATGGTGTTAATAAGCACCAGACTATTATTGAGGACGATGTCTTTATTGGTTCAGATACTCAGCTCGTTGCCCCAGTGCGAGTTGGGCGAGGCGCTACCTTAGGTGCTGGCACTACTTTGACAAAAGATGCACCTCCTAACCAGTTAACGGTATCCCGTGCGAAACAAATTTCTCTTCCTTGGGAGCGTCCGATAAAGCAAGAGAAAAAAGTAGCTGCTTCAAAAGTTTCTGCCAAGAAGAAAGTTGCCAAGAAGGTTGTAGCTAAGGGTAAAAAATAA
- the glmS gene encoding glutamine--fructose-6-phosphate transaminase (isomerizing), giving the protein MCGIVGAISNKNIVDVLVEGLRRLEYRGYDSCGFAVIDGADAKHPIERARTTARVAELAEQSKDFHGTLGIAHTRWATHGKPDTQNAHPHISNGLIAVVHNGIIENYETLRAQLQAAAYVFTSETDTEVIAHLVHQQYVADGQKNLALAVKAVLPKLHGAYAIGVIAQDSPKTLVGARAGSPLVVAHGEHEHFLASDALALAGKAQSMMYLEEGDIAILKADSVEVMDRAGQLVQRELKPMPAQAESVDLGPYQHYMQKEIFEQPRAIGDTLANIASFGPELFHADPEEWKKFDHILILACGTSYYSACVAKYWLEDLAGVPTQVEIASEYRYRTTVPNPNALIVVVSQSGETADTLAALRHAQALGHPYTLSICNVGSSAMVRETKWSFLTKAGTEIGVASTKAFTTQLVALYLLAVSLAKRAGRILPEREKEILRELRHLPKALQAVLALEPQIIAWSDAFAKCENALFLGRGMHYPIALEGALKLKEISYIHAEAYPAGELKHGPLALVTEKMPVVTVAPKDELLEKLKSNMQEVKARGGKLYVFADQDTEITSSEGINVIRLPEHYGDLSPILHVVPLQLLAYHTACALGTDVDKPRNLAKSVTVE; this is encoded by the coding sequence ATGTGTGGCATTGTTGGGGCAATCTCTAATAAAAATATCGTAGATGTGTTGGTGGAGGGTTTGCGCCGTCTCGAGTATCGCGGCTATGACTCTTGTGGCTTTGCTGTGATTGATGGCGCTGATGCCAAGCATCCCATTGAAAGAGCGCGGACCACGGCACGCGTTGCTGAGTTAGCAGAGCAAAGTAAAGATTTTCATGGAACACTAGGTATTGCCCATACCCGTTGGGCAACACATGGTAAGCCGGATACGCAAAATGCCCATCCCCATATCTCGAATGGCTTAATCGCTGTCGTACATAACGGCATTATTGAGAACTACGAGACTTTGCGTGCTCAATTGCAGGCTGCAGCTTATGTCTTCACTTCAGAAACCGATACCGAGGTCATTGCCCATTTAGTTCATCAGCAGTATGTCGCTGACGGTCAAAAGAATTTGGCTTTAGCGGTGAAGGCTGTATTGCCAAAGTTGCATGGTGCGTATGCGATTGGGGTAATTGCACAAGATAGCCCCAAAACTTTAGTAGGTGCGCGTGCAGGTTCGCCACTCGTAGTAGCCCATGGTGAGCATGAACACTTTCTAGCTTCGGATGCTTTAGCACTGGCAGGTAAGGCGCAATCCATGATGTATTTGGAGGAAGGCGATATTGCTATTTTGAAAGCAGATTCAGTTGAAGTGATGGATCGCGCTGGCCAGTTAGTGCAAAGAGAGTTAAAGCCAATGCCTGCGCAAGCGGAGTCTGTAGATCTGGGTCCCTATCAGCACTATATGCAAAAAGAAATCTTTGAGCAGCCTAGGGCTATAGGAGATACGCTGGCCAACATCGCTAGTTTTGGCCCGGAACTATTTCATGCGGATCCAGAAGAGTGGAAGAAGTTTGATCATATTTTGATTTTGGCTTGTGGCACCAGCTATTACTCTGCCTGTGTTGCCAAGTATTGGTTAGAAGATTTAGCGGGTGTACCAACCCAAGTAGAGATTGCTAGCGAGTATCGTTATCGCACGACAGTTCCCAATCCCAATGCGCTGATTGTGGTGGTATCTCAGTCTGGTGAAACAGCGGATACTTTAGCGGCTTTGCGGCATGCGCAAGCTTTGGGGCATCCCTATACGCTGTCTATTTGTAATGTGGGCAGTAGTGCCATGGTGCGAGAAACTAAATGGAGTTTTTTAACCAAGGCCGGTACTGAAATCGGAGTCGCCTCTACAAAAGCATTTACGACTCAACTAGTCGCACTCTATCTTTTAGCAGTATCCCTAGCTAAGCGTGCTGGCAGAATATTGCCTGAGCGTGAAAAAGAAATACTTCGGGAGTTGCGCCATTTACCTAAAGCCTTACAAGCGGTCTTAGCGCTAGAGCCACAAATTATTGCCTGGAGCGATGCATTTGCTAAATGTGAAAATGCGCTCTTCTTGGGCCGTGGTATGCATTACCCAATTGCACTAGAGGGCGCACTTAAATTAAAAGAGATTTCTTATATTCATGCTGAGGCTTATCCAGCCGGGGAACTCAAGCACGGTCCTCTTGCTCTAGTGACTGAAAAGATGCCAGTAGTCACCGTAGCACCTAAAGATGAGCTATTAGAAAAGCTGAAGTCGAATATGCAAGAAGTTAAAGCCCGTGGTGGCAAGCTATATGTATTTGCGGATCAAGATACGGAGATCACTAGTAGCGAAGGCATCAATGTCATTCGCTTGCCAGAACACTATGGCGACCTCTCCCCGATCTTGCATGTAGTGCCTTTGCAACTCCTGGCGTATCACACGGCCTGCGCCTTGGGCACAGATGTAGACAAGCCACGTAATTTAGCGAAGAGCGTCACGGTAGAGTAA
- a CDS encoding SDR family oxidoreductase, whose protein sequence is MNLSSNTSSQPNKAVLVTGAAKRLGREIALEFARQGWDIAVHYGHSEAEAQATVAEIQTLGRKATAFKADLAKEAEVKALFSAVTSEFENLQCLVNSASIFEYDRANSNTPLTSKNLQDHMQVNLTAPILLSQCMFEYQKSILEKKYTSGSAIPSVIQLLDQKLINLNPDHLSYTLSKVALLNSVEILAFDFAPHLRVVGLAPGITLLSGDQTEAGFTKAHQMTPLGKSSTPKDVAQAAVFLANATAITGTTLYVDGGQHLAPSSRDVMFKTNETLK, encoded by the coding sequence GTGAACTTGAGTTCAAACACCTCATCCCAGCCAAATAAAGCGGTTTTAGTGACCGGTGCAGCTAAGCGCCTAGGGCGAGAGATTGCTTTGGAATTTGCCCGTCAAGGTTGGGATATTGCAGTCCATTATGGACATTCAGAGGCGGAAGCACAGGCAACCGTAGCTGAAATTCAAACACTTGGGCGCAAAGCCACAGCATTTAAAGCGGACCTGGCTAAAGAAGCTGAAGTGAAAGCCTTATTTAGCGCCGTCACCTCTGAGTTTGAAAACCTACAGTGCTTGGTTAATAGCGCTTCGATCTTTGAATATGATCGAGCTAATTCAAATACACCTCTGACATCTAAAAACTTGCAAGACCATATGCAGGTTAATTTGACTGCACCGATTTTGTTGTCACAGTGTATGTTCGAATATCAAAAAAGTATCTTAGAAAAAAAATATACATCGGGATCTGCCATTCCCTCAGTGATTCAATTGCTCGATCAGAAGTTAATTAATCTCAATCCAGATCACCTGTCCTACACCTTATCAAAAGTGGCGCTATTAAATTCCGTTGAAATATTGGCCTTTGATTTTGCACCCCATTTAAGAGTGGTCGGCTTGGCTCCGGGAATTACCTTGCTCTCAGGTGATCAAACAGAAGCTGGTTTTACTAAAGCACATCAGATGACGCCTTTGGGTAAATCGTCAACACCTAAGGATGTTGCTCAAGCAGCTGTTTTTTTAGCCAATGCGACAGCGATAACTGGTACCACCTTATATGTAGATGGGGGACAGCACTTAGCGCCTTCTTCACGCGACGTCATGTTTAAAACGAATGAAACATTAAAATAA
- a CDS encoding polynucleotide adenylyltransferase: MKIYAVGGAIRDTLMGLPVHDIDYVVVGSNVEEMIAKGYRPVGKDFPVFLHPDTQAEYALARTERKTGKGYKGFMFYADPTVTLEQDLERRDLTINAMAQEVDQECNRVGPILDPYNGQQDLAAKVFRHVSDAFAEDPLRLLRIARFAARFPTFTIAAQTMKALQAIVQSNELAALSAERIWQELARGLMAEKPMRMFQVLLDTGAAKTLLPSALTLQLTQELAREELIVRLHSIHALLEYRCAVVLMHLPSELIRSWAECVRMPKEVRDFCEIFSKLYQLIEKTASAAAGVYEPVDVLTWFNRADAWRKPERTLDLLGLAQSISLSIQPLMTSLQQTQALNTAAVIASIPSENRANGEVIRSAVDAARLAAVTVALKN, encoded by the coding sequence ATGAAGATCTATGCAGTCGGTGGCGCTATTCGGGATACCCTTATGGGTTTACCAGTACATGACATTGATTATGTCGTGGTGGGTTCCAACGTCGAAGAGATGATCGCTAAGGGCTATCGGCCGGTAGGGAAAGATTTCCCCGTATTCCTGCATCCAGATACTCAGGCAGAGTATGCGCTTGCGCGAACAGAACGAAAAACTGGCAAGGGCTATAAAGGGTTTATGTTTTATGCCGACCCTACTGTCACCTTAGAGCAAGACTTAGAGCGTCGAGACCTCACGATCAATGCAATGGCTCAAGAAGTCGATCAAGAGTGTAATAGGGTGGGACCTATTTTGGATCCCTACAATGGCCAACAGGATTTAGCAGCTAAAGTATTTCGTCATGTATCTGATGCTTTTGCCGAAGATCCTTTGCGACTTTTACGCATTGCGCGTTTTGCAGCACGTTTCCCTACATTTACGATAGCAGCGCAAACTATGAAGGCTTTACAAGCCATTGTGCAATCGAATGAATTAGCCGCACTATCTGCAGAACGTATTTGGCAAGAGTTGGCTAGAGGATTGATGGCTGAGAAGCCAATGCGAATGTTTCAGGTTCTGTTAGATACGGGCGCTGCTAAAACCCTTTTGCCATCAGCGCTCACATTGCAGTTAACTCAAGAGCTTGCCCGCGAAGAATTGATTGTGCGTTTACATTCAATCCATGCTCTGCTCGAGTATCGCTGCGCTGTAGTACTCATGCACCTGCCTAGTGAGCTTATTCGTTCTTGGGCAGAGTGTGTGCGCATGCCTAAGGAGGTGCGAGATTTTTGCGAGATCTTTAGTAAGTTGTATCAACTGATAGAAAAGACCGCTAGTGCAGCTGCTGGGGTATATGAACCCGTTGATGTGTTGACTTGGTTTAACCGCGCAGATGCGTGGCGTAAGCCTGAGCGCACACTAGACTTACTAGGGTTAGCTCAAAGTATTAGTTTGTCAATTCAACCCTTGATGACGAGTTTGCAACAAACCCAAGCGCTGAATACCGCAGCGGTGATCGCTAGTATTCCCTCAGAGAATCGCGCTAATGGTGAGGTCATTCGAAGCGCAGTCGATGCGGCAAGACTTGCTGCTGTGACAGTGGCGCTTAAAAACTAG
- a CDS encoding class I SAM-dependent methyltransferase — MTSLETAHTELLQQQIMAEIASQGGKIPFSKYMEMALYAPGMGYYSAGAHKLGSGGDFTTAPEISPLFGAAIVSTLLPILRGLQSQGLPTQILEFGAGTGKLAESILTRLHELGFALDRYDIIEISPDLAQRQVARLQTLSQKLSLSTQCHWLSALPSQFKGIILANEVMDAIPCDAIIYHDGFWHWHDVTTVNEKLNWIVGRPVQQDLLPEALLTGHFSEGYLTELHPQANAWAGQIAKQLHTGLFLTFDYGFPETEYYHPQRSTGTLMAHHRHHAIQDPFYLPGLCDITTHIAWTQIARSVLNKTVDDVYLSNQAGYLLDAGIGDIALEIGDPSNPKTFLPISNALQKLLSEAEMGELFKVFAFSKNLNAALPDVLHYTLEDLPGLRGRNRLSSC; from the coding sequence TTGACCAGCCTAGAAACGGCTCATACCGAGCTGCTTCAGCAACAAATAATGGCTGAAATAGCTTCCCAAGGGGGCAAAATCCCATTCTCTAAGTACATGGAGATGGCTTTATATGCCCCAGGAATGGGTTATTACAGCGCTGGCGCCCATAAATTAGGATCAGGTGGAGATTTCACAACAGCTCCTGAGATCAGTCCGCTCTTTGGGGCTGCAATCGTTTCTACCTTGTTACCTATCCTGCGGGGCCTGCAATCTCAAGGCTTGCCTACCCAAATTCTGGAGTTTGGCGCCGGTACGGGCAAGCTTGCTGAATCTATTTTGACGCGGCTGCATGAGCTTGGGTTTGCTCTTGATCGTTACGACATTATTGAAATTTCCCCAGACCTTGCCCAAAGACAAGTGGCGCGCTTGCAGACGCTTTCTCAAAAGCTCAGCCTATCTACGCAATGCCATTGGCTTAGCGCCCTGCCAAGTCAATTCAAAGGGATCATTCTGGCAAATGAGGTGATGGATGCTATCCCCTGTGATGCCATTATTTATCACGATGGTTTTTGGCATTGGCATGATGTCACTACAGTCAATGAAAAATTAAATTGGATAGTAGGAAGGCCTGTTCAACAAGATTTACTTCCTGAAGCTTTACTCACGGGTCATTTCTCGGAAGGCTATCTCACTGAATTACATCCGCAAGCCAACGCTTGGGCTGGACAAATTGCCAAGCAATTACATACTGGCTTATTTCTGACTTTTGATTATGGCTTTCCGGAGACCGAGTACTACCATCCTCAGCGTTCTACTGGAACGCTCATGGCACATCATCGCCATCATGCCATTCAAGATCCTTTTTATCTTCCAGGACTTTGTGATATCACTACGCATATTGCATGGACTCAGATAGCGCGTAGTGTATTAAATAAAACCGTAGACGATGTCTATCTGAGCAATCAAGCAGGGTATTTACTCGATGCCGGCATTGGGGATATTGCGCTAGAAATCGGTGACCCCAGCAATCCAAAAACTTTCTTACCGATTTCTAATGCATTACAAAAACTGTTATCAGAAGCTGAAATGGGTGAGCTCTTTAAGGTCTTTGCTTTTTCGAAGAACCTCAACGCTGCTCTACCCGATGTACTCCACTACACCTTAGAAGACTTGCCAGGGCTGCGAGGCAGAAACCGTCTCTCGTCTTGCTAG